Proteins encoded together in one Astatotilapia calliptera chromosome 7, fAstCal1.2, whole genome shotgun sequence window:
- the gsdf gene encoding gonadal somatic cell derived factor, whose translation MAFAFIVMTMLLGSSMMMAFVLDPSRKEPEAAVLGHRCQGESWQSIKKNLLGVLNLQTEPQLPAGALDSVREQWNRTFSIISHTAKHTATPAVPGYSASADNQNRASLNCCSIASEIFMKDLGWDSWVIQPLSLTYVQCATCNSAMTTVQCPPSQDQVPCCQPISHEVVPIVYMDESSTIVISSMQLTRSCGCGLGNSEDPGKE comes from the exons ATGGCCTTTGCATTCATTGTCATGACAATGCTTTTGGGCTCTTCCATGATGATGGCATTTGTCTTGGATCCATCCAGGAAAGAACCTGAAGCTGCTGTCTTAGGTCACAG GTGCCAAGGTGAGTCATGGCAGTCCATCAAAAAGAACCTCCTTGGGGTTCTGAACTTGCAGACTGAGCCACAGCTACCTGCCGGTGCACTGGACAGTGTCAGAGAGCAGTGGAACCGAACCTTCAGCATCATTTCTCACACAGCCAAGCATACTGCAA CCCCAGCAGTCCCAGGCTACTCTGCATCAGCTGATAATCAAAACAGAGCGAGCCTGAACTGTTGCTCCATTGCCTCAGAGATCTTTATGAAAG ATCTGGGCTGGGACAGCTGGGTGATCCAGCCCTTGAGTCTTACCTATGTTCAATGCGCAACCTGCAACTCTGCCATGACCACTGTGCAATGCCCACCATCCCAA GACCAGGTGCCATGCTGTCAGCCCATCTCCCATGAAGTGGTGCCCATTGTCTATATGGATGAATCCAGCACCATTGTCATTTCCTCCATGCAGCTGACCCGCAGCTGTGGCTGTGGGCTGGGCAACTCTGAGGATCCTGGCAAGGAGTAG